One part of the Humulus lupulus chromosome 9, drHumLupu1.1, whole genome shotgun sequence genome encodes these proteins:
- the LOC133800889 gene encoding uncharacterized protein LOC133800889 yields MPCVYISTNVNLEGVDTDSIFSEATKAVSAIIGKPQNFVMVILKGSVSISFGGNKDPAAYAEVVSMGGINSAVKKELITSLGTILHSKLNIPPPRFFLKVFDTTAGRSPTHYSKL; encoded by the exons atgCCTTGCGTTTACATCTCTACGAACGTAAACTTAGAAGGAGTAGACACTGATTCCATCTTTTCCGAAGCCACCAAAGCTGTCTCTGCCATTATTGGAAAGCCTCAAAAT TTTGTGATGGTGATACTAAAGGGGTCAGTGAGCATATCATTCGGCGGGAACAAGGATCCAGCGGCGTACGCAGAGGTGGTATCGATGGGGGGCATCAACTCGGCGGTGAAGAAGGAGCTCATCACAAGTCTGGGCACTATTCTTCACTCCAAATTAAACATTCCACCACCTCGATTTTTCCTCAAGGTTTTCGACACTACAGCCGGACGTTCTCCTACTCACTACTCcaaattatga